One window of the Syntrophorhabdaceae bacterium genome contains the following:
- a CDS encoding pyridoxamine 5'-phosphate oxidase family protein, whose product MKYRIKPSEKNNEECENIIRGTYHGVLSLSRENEPYAVPMNHAYEDGRFYFHCAVGGKKIDYIKTNPFAAYTIMKYYGTPDDFRDRNNCHGKWESIIAYGKARCVEDEKELMDVFVRFMKYYGKEHYQPKESSFLETRAVVMHVERMTARRELDAKATEFYEWEEA is encoded by the coding sequence ATGAAATACAGGATCAAACCTTCGGAAAAGAATAACGAGGAATGCGAGAATATTATCAGGGGCACATACCATGGCGTGCTGTCGTTAAGCCGCGAAAATGAACCGTACGCTGTGCCCATGAACCACGCCTACGAAGATGGGAGGTTCTATTTTCACTGCGCTGTGGGCGGGAAGAAGATCGATTATATAAAGACAAACCCGTTCGCGGCATATACGATCATGAAATATTATGGAACTCCCGATGACTTCAGAGACAGGAATAATTGCCACGGGAAATGGGAGAGTATCATTGCCTACGGCAAGGCGCGGTGCGTCGAGGATGAAAAGGAGCTCATGGACGTGTTCGTCCGGTTCATGAAATATTATGGAAAGGAACATTATCAGCCAAAGGAATCATCGTTTTTGGAAACGAGAGCGGTAGTCATGCATGTCGAGAGGATGACGGCAAGAAGAGAATTGGATGCCAAGGCAACCGAGTTCTATGAGTGGGAGGAAGCCTGA
- a CDS encoding ABC transporter substrate-binding protein has translation MRKDVTIVRFWRHALMVCLVSIAVFCPVWDGLAKSPQYGGVMRMSDQTDGISIGYPPKLLRVYGIKQASPAVETLFRIDKTGRAVPWLVKSFKENAVSKSVTLVLRTGVKFHDGTDFNAEAVKWNLEEHLAAKSQGTEKIKSIDVLDSETLRINLSEWDNTLTSSLALTLGMIISPTACKKNGEEWAMSHPVGTGPFQFVSWEKDVRTIYKKFPNYWQKGKPYLDGIEWIPIADSNTRTLSFKRGELDLILWVAAKDVTDLEKGGALVTRRRAGSGVTALVPDSANPVSPFAKLKVRQAAQYAIDEDAVVRSIFHGEAEVTNQWAYRGHWAFNPSIIGYPYNPAKARKLLAEAGYPKGFKTKLIYRTTPEADQLFAAVQGYLQAVGIDAELEPAQTGRWNQAVLQGGKWEGLAMGDLMPNPETAAALLQRYSGGGPFFTQMLAPEDYVQAIKRANTAQNFKEKQKWTREALKSMIDTHCLQIILYAQSFFAVSKPYLHNHGFYETPNGVGSTPEEAWIER, from the coding sequence ATGAGAAAGGACGTAACGATCGTGAGGTTCTGGCGCCATGCACTTATGGTCTGCCTTGTCTCGATAGCCGTCTTTTGCCCGGTGTGGGACGGATTGGCCAAATCGCCCCAATACGGGGGTGTTATGAGAATGTCCGACCAGACAGATGGGATTTCTATCGGCTATCCACCTAAATTGCTCAGGGTTTATGGTATCAAGCAGGCATCCCCGGCGGTCGAGACGCTCTTTCGCATAGACAAGACCGGGAGGGCGGTGCCATGGCTCGTCAAGAGTTTCAAAGAAAATGCGGTCTCAAAATCGGTGACGCTCGTACTGAGGACGGGCGTCAAGTTTCATGACGGAACGGATTTTAATGCCGAGGCTGTGAAGTGGAACCTGGAAGAGCATCTCGCGGCCAAAAGTCAGGGGACCGAAAAGATCAAGTCAATCGATGTGCTCGATTCTGAAACGTTGCGTATCAACCTTTCGGAATGGGACAATACACTGACGAGCAGCCTTGCCCTGACACTCGGTATGATCATATCACCCACCGCATGCAAGAAGAATGGCGAGGAATGGGCAATGTCGCATCCGGTGGGCACCGGACCTTTCCAGTTCGTGAGCTGGGAAAAGGACGTACGAACCATATACAAGAAGTTTCCAAATTACTGGCAAAAAGGAAAACCATATCTGGACGGCATCGAATGGATTCCCATAGCCGACTCCAACACCCGGACGCTGAGCTTCAAAAGGGGAGAGCTGGACCTCATCCTGTGGGTCGCGGCAAAGGATGTGACCGATCTTGAAAAAGGGGGCGCTCTGGTCACCAGGCGCCGGGCCGGCTCAGGGGTCACTGCCCTTGTACCTGATTCAGCGAATCCCGTCTCACCCTTTGCCAAGCTGAAGGTTAGACAGGCAGCACAGTATGCCATTGACGAAGATGCCGTGGTCAGATCTATTTTCCATGGTGAAGCGGAGGTGACAAATCAGTGGGCGTACAGGGGCCATTGGGCTTTCAATCCGTCCATAATCGGTTACCCCTATAACCCCGCCAAGGCCCGCAAACTCCTCGCCGAAGCAGGTTACCCAAAAGGTTTCAAGACGAAGCTTATTTATCGGACGACCCCGGAGGCAGACCAGCTATTTGCCGCTGTGCAGGGATATTTGCAGGCGGTAGGCATCGATGCGGAGCTTGAGCCCGCCCAAACCGGCCGATGGAACCAGGCCGTTCTTCAAGGCGGGAAATGGGAAGGGTTGGCAATGGGGGATCTGATGCCCAACCCGGAGACGGCCGCCGCACTCTTACAGAGGTACAGTGGAGGCGGGCCGTTCTTCACCCAGATGCTCGCACCGGAAGATTACGTACAAGCGATTAAGCGCGCTAATACCGCCCAGAATTTCAAGGAAAAACAGAAGTGGACCAGGGAAGCACTGAAAAGTATGATCGACACACACTGCCTGCAGATCATACTTTACGCCCAATCTTTCTTCGCCGTGTCCAAACCATATCTTCACAATCACGGCTTCTACGAGACCCCGAACGGGGTGGGTTCCACGCCTGAGGAGGCATGGATTGAG